DNA sequence from the Sphingomonas sp. genome:
CCGATAGCCGCCCGAAAAGCGGTTGCAGCCGGCCCGGCCGCTGATCCGGTCGCCACTGAAAGAGAGGTGGTAAAGCTCGCCCGACACGCCCTCGCCGCCGATCTCGACGATGCTCCAGTTGGTGCCGGCCAGGGTTTCGGGCGGCAGCGGCTCGCCGCCGCAGCCCATCAAGGGCGGCTCCGCGCCCTCGAAGGCGACGCGCACCGAATCGGGATAGGTGAAGTCGCTCATCCCGTCGCTGCACGGGCCGGGGCTGATATCGACGGTGAAGGCCGCGCTTTCGTAACGCCGGCCGGCCCCGAACGGGCGCGGCGCCGGCGCGGGGACATCGACCCTGGGCTGGTCCAGCCCTTCATAGACCATCCGGCCGCCGCCGATCGTCACCGACCAGAAGGGCTCGGTGCCGCGCGCGCGATAGGGTTCGCCGTCGTCCGCTGGCGGCACGGTCGCGCAACCGGCGAGCAGCAGACCCAATGCAATCATCCTCATCCGCGCCTCCACTGGTTGATCACCTCATAGGCCATCACTGCGGTCGCCACGGCGGCGTTGAGGCTGTCGGCCTTGCCCAGCATCGGCATCTTAACGAGCAGGTCGCATTCCTGTTCATACGCGGCGGGCAGTCCCGCCTGCTCGTTGCCGACCAGGAGGAAGGTGGGCGGCGCATAAGCCGGCGCCTGATAGTCCTGTGTCGCCTTCAGGCTGGTGCCGACGAGCTGGCCCGCCCCGCCGCGCAGCCAGGCCACAAACTCGCCCCAGCGCGCCGCCGCGATCCGCTGGGTGAAGAGCGCGCCCATCGACGCGCGCACCGCCTCGACCGAGAAGGGATCGGCGCAATCGTCGATCAGGATCAGCCCGCCGGCGCCGGTCGCGTCGCCGGTGCGCAGGATCGTGCCGATATTGCCGGGATCGCGCAGTGCCTGGGCGACGATCCAGAGCGGCGCGGCGCTCCGGTCGATCGCCGCCAGCCCGGTGTCGAACGCCCGATAGGCGCCGACCGCGGCCTGCGGATTCTCCTTGCCGGAAATCTTGTGGAGGATGTCCGCGTCGGTCTCGATCGCCATCCCCCCGGCCGCTTCCGTCTCGGCGATCAGCCGGTCGAGCAGGGGATGGCCCGCCTCATTGAAGAACAATATCTCGGGCAGCCGCCCGGCCTCGCGCGCTTCGGTCAGGATGCGCAGTCCCTCGGCCAGGAACAGCCCTTCGCGCCGCCGGTTCTTCTTGTCCCTGAGGCCCCGGGCCTGCTTGACGATCGGGTTGGAGAAGGCGGTGATCCGCCGGGGCATGATCTAATCCTCGCCGAACTTGCTCTCGACGAGCGCGGTCAGCCGCGCCACCGCCAGCTCGGCACCCGGCCCGATCGCCACGATCCGGATCGAATCGCCCATCGCCGCGCCCAGCATCATCAGCCCCATGATCGACGTGCCGCACACCTTGGCGCCGTCCTTCTCGACCTCGATATTGGCGTCGATCTCGGCGGCGAGGGTGACGAACTTCGCACTTGCCCGGGCATGGAGGCCGCGCTTGTTGCGCAGTTCCACG
Encoded proteins:
- a CDS encoding META domain-containing protein encodes the protein MRMIALGLLLAGCATVPPADDGEPYRARGTEPFWSVTIGGGRMVYEGLDQPRVDVPAPAPRPFGAGRRYESAAFTVDISPGPCSDGMSDFTYPDSVRVAFEGAEPPLMGCGGEPLPPETLAGTNWSIVEIGGEGVSGELYHLSFSGDRISGRAGCNRFSGGYRQNGETLTVGGLAMTRMACPGPGMTHERRFGEIVSGPVRIGFPAGDMLELTGAAGTIRARRAM
- a CDS encoding RNA methyltransferase, whose amino-acid sequence is MPRRITAFSNPIVKQARGLRDKKNRRREGLFLAEGLRILTEAREAGRLPEILFFNEAGHPLLDRLIAETEAAGGMAIETDADILHKISGKENPQAAVGAYRAFDTGLAAIDRSAAPLWIVAQALRDPGNIGTILRTGDATGAGGLILIDDCADPFSVEAVRASMGALFTQRIAAARWGEFVAWLRGGAGQLVGTSLKATQDYQAPAYAPPTFLLVGNEQAGLPAAYEQECDLLVKMPMLGKADSLNAAVATAVMAYEVINQWRRG
- a CDS encoding HPr family phosphocarrier protein — encoded protein: MAECVVELRNKRGLHARASAKFVTLAAEIDANIEVEKDGAKVCGTSIMGLMMLGAAMGDSIRIVAIGPGAELAVARLTALVESKFGED